A region from the Bactrocera dorsalis isolate Fly_Bdor chromosome 1, ASM2337382v1, whole genome shotgun sequence genome encodes:
- the LOC125778660 gene encoding angiopoietin-related protein 3-like has translation MKPSATVKNLVLHIVLYMLMNAATAKRTNTSNNSTDNRSVLKNRLLTRKNPKYVARLDTQSLNEASLVPNIDSNKTDDILDNFVQKVSASTKTISNLTKLIDNSTEFEDESEESSVTEGDILVDRMEDDASIEKSEIENKTEDDDGSNRMGELKNKFTRRPSTGKPINTNSSNDTTIVIGANELGDFKRNFNKLLRGSLAEPVLTTVIKTKSVLKDDKWITVTEKSFLYYRDQTKQPEISKTTTDSQQVRSEEGPEKTFNIYPDPHKLDYVQVNPGMRSVDDDTLPSSCAEVMKQNIGALNGVHTINVFGYGPTEVYCFADPVDTGCAWTVFMRRVNTGDSFDRNFEEYKFGFGEPHESFFLGLEHIYALTTEIKQELGIFTKFETNDVEVEKYTYFVLGDEETDYRVEELGAFSRTSAISRLTRFAKFSTRDRDSGVQYNKCAQVLGMGWWYSEKCKSAIKLSGARAYLNAPTIMGLRPINCRI, from the exons ATGAAGCCTTCTGCAACTGTCAAAAACTTGGTTCTACATATCGTATTGTATATGCTTATGAACGCGGCGACGGCAAAAAGAACTAATACTAGTAATAATTCAACAGATAATCGGAGCGTCTTGAAGAACAGACTTTTAACGAG GAAGAATCCAAAATATGTTGCGAGATTGGACACACAGTCCCTTAATGAAGCAAGTCTAGTGCCTAATATAGACAGCAATAAGACAGATGATATTTTGGACAATTTCGTACAAAAAGTTTCGGCAAG cacaaaaacgatttcaaatTTGACCAAATTAATCGATAATTCAACTGAATTCGAGGATGAAAGCGAAGA ATCATCGGTAACTGAAGGTGATATACTTGTAGATCGCATGGAAGACGACGCTAGTATTGAGAAAAGCGAAATCGAAAACAAAACCGAAGATGATGATGGAAGTAATCGAATGGGCGAGTTGAAGAACAAATTTACACGTAGACCATCAACCGG AAAACCAATTAACACGAATTCATCTAATGATACAACAATTGTCATTGGGGCTAATGAGCTTGGCGACTTTAAGagaaatttcaacaaattattaCG TGGGTCACTCGCTGAACCCGTATTGACAACGGTAATAAAAACCAAATCTGTATTGAAAGACGATAAGTGGATAACAGTTACAGAGAAGAGCTTCCTATATTATCGTGATCAAACAAAGCAACcggaaatttcaaaaactaccACCGATAGCCAACAAGTTAGAAGTGAAG AAGGCCCAGAGAAAACGTTCAACATATACCCCGATCCACATAAATTAGATTATGTACAAGTAAATCCCGGTATGCGTAGTGTTGACGATGACACTTTACCCAGTAGCTGTGCTGAGGTTATGAAGCAAAATATTGGCGCCCTTAATGGAGTACATACAATAAACGTTTTTGGTTATGGACCGACCGAAGTTTACTGCTTTGCCGATCCTGTGGATACGGGTTGTGCATGGACTGTCTTTATGCGTCGCGTAAATACTGGTGATTCATTTGATCGAAATTTTGAGGAATACAAATTTGGTTTCGGCGAGCCACATGAAAGTTTCTTCCTCGGCCTGGAACATATTTATGCGCTAACAACCGAAATAAAACAGGAATTGggtatatttacgaaatttgaaaCAAACGATGTCGAAGTGGAAAAGTATACATACTTTGTATTGGGCGATGAAGAAACCGACTATAGAGTGGAAGAGTTGGGCGCATTTTCGAGAACATCTGCAATAAGTCGTCTAACGCGATTTGCGAAATTCTCTACACGTGATAGGGATAGTGGCGTTCAGTATAATAAATGTGCACAGGTGCTCGGTATGGGCTGGTGGTATTCGGAAAAATGTAAGAG CGCTATTAAACTAAGTGGAGCACGTGCGTACCTAAATGCCCCTACTATAATGGGCCTACGACCAATAAACTGTCGCATTTAG
- the LOC105224430 gene encoding fibrinogen alpha chain: MSTRGHRLPIALAILIFYNYIFGCETQNMRQFTNITNVTVEKTTNDGKTITITSTVEESHSGDTIGEKSLQNRFRDTLKKHRGSVEPAVIESSQTEVRSSNVEEVHTDTDSYIPIILPKTTRRTFDTERNHCQRTISDTVQTLTLRGGPSFNVRCLVDENGKCPWAVILERKSQRDNFDLGWLNYRTGFGDPAEGNGYFVGLQNLYALTQHQMQELYISKRFEGEDLVKEVYGNFRIGDESVDYAVLSLSVNTNNTMIRHLQIASKFITKDRHFDERLAVCATTLGMGWWYSEKCLQSMMLRSVRAYVKAPTVIAVRPINCEFF, translated from the exons ATGTCTACGCGTGGTCATCGACTGCCGATCGccttagcaattttaatattttacaactaTATTTTTGGTTGTGAAACACAAAATATGAGGCAATTCACTAACATAACTAACGTGACCGTGGAAAAGACAACAAATGATGGCAAAACTATAACAATTACCAGTACCGTGGAAGAATCACACAGCGGAGATACAATTGgtgaaaaaagtttacaaaatagATTTAGAGATACACTCAAAAAGCATAGGGGTTCAGTTGAACCCGCTGTCATTGAGAGTAGTCAAACGGAGGTACGAAGCTCTAATGTAGAAGAAGTACATACAGACACGGATTCATACATACCAataattttaccaaaaacaacTCGCAGAACCTTTGATACAGAAAGGAATCATTGTCAAAGGACGATAAGTGACACAGTACAGACGCTAACGTTACGCGGTGGGCCATCATTTAATGTACGGTGCTTAGTTGATGAGAATGGTAAATGTCCGTGGGCAGTTATTTTGGAGCGTAAATCTCAAAGAGATAATTTCGATTTGGGCTGGCTGAATTATCGTACAGGTTTCGGTGATCCAGCCGAAGGGAATGGCTACTTTGTGGGTCTCCAGAACTTGTACGCACTTACACAGCATCAAATGCAagaattatatatttccaaGCGCTTCGAAGGCGAAGACTTAGTTAAGGAAGTCTATGGGAATTTTCGTATTGGCGATGAGAGCGTCGATTATGCGGTGTTAAGCTTGAGCGTGAATACCAACAACACGATGATTAGACACCTGCAAATCGCTTCGAAATTCATCACAAAAGATCGACACTTCGATGAGCGATTAGCCGTATGTGCGACGACTTTGGGCATGGGTTGGTGGTATTCGGAGAAATGTTTGCA GTCTATGATGCTGCGTAGCGTACGGGCATATGTAAAAGCTCCAACCGTTATTGCTGTGAGACCAATTAATTGCGAATTTTTTTAG
- the LOC105224420 gene encoding angiopoietin-1 yields the protein MVKLQRAFVTAVLFSIFIFTNAFFVDNKRTADSQTDTLNILLSVLTEYVLNRRTEVNTRITKNEQRINLVLQKQAELERKINEHASTTGKPSLLTNDEISDSYVPSRSCADILPDRFSGDDGIYSITPLNVTPFEVYCLADPLGGCGWTLVWRRNAMNTEFNRTWEEYQNGFGALTDNFFIGLDKLYVLTNAEAQQLRIGTKYGENNWEFEIFEEFAIGSVRTQYEVFVKSGNNKSSIFQRLGRRARFFTKDLESSWGNEECAKVMGVGWWYSDDCKTYLKSRPYYMYINSPTYMVIRPKSCDNKG from the exons ATGGTCAAACTGCAACGCGCTTTCGTGACAGCTGTGTTgttctcaatttttattttcaccaaCGCGTTTTTCGTCGACAACAAGCGAACTGCCGATAGTCAGACCGATACGCTAAATATTTTGCTCAGCGTGCTCACGGAATATGTGCTGAATCGCAGGACGGAAGTGAATACACGTATCACgaa GAATGAGCAAAGAATAAATCTAGTGCTCCAAAAGCAGGCTGAATTGgaacgaaaaataaatga ACATGCTTCAACCACCGGAAAACCTAGTCTCCTTACAAACGACGAAATCAGCGATAGTTATGTACCGTCACGCAGTTGTGCGGATATTTTACCGGATAGATTTTCCGGCGATGACGGCATCTACAGTATAACGCCGCTGAATGTGACCCCATTCGAGGTGTACTGTCTAGCGGATCCCCTCGGTGGTTGTGGTTGGACGCTTGTTTGGCGACGTAATGCAATGAACACTGAATTCAATCGCACATGGGAGGAATACCAAAACGGTTTCGGTGCATTaacggataatttttttattggcttGGACAAGTTATACGTGTTGACCAATGCCGAGGCACAGCAGTTACGCATCGGCACTAAATACGGTGAGAATAATTGggagtttgaaatttttgaagaattcgCAATCGGCAGTGTACGTACACAATACGAGGTGTTCGTCAAGAGtggaaacaacaaaagcagcattTTTCAACGTTTGGGCAGGCGTGCCCGTTTCTTTACTAAAGATTTGGAAAGCTCTTGGGGGAATGAGGAGTGTGCAAAAGTAATGGGTGTGGGTTGGTGGTACAGCGATGACTGCAAAAC TTATTTGAAGTCTCGTCCTtattacatgtatataaattcgCCGACTTATATGGTTATTCGTCCGAAAAGCTGTGATAATAAAGGCTGA